From Pristiophorus japonicus isolate sPriJap1 chromosome 7, sPriJap1.hap1, whole genome shotgun sequence, one genomic window encodes:
- the lratd1 gene encoding protein LRATD1 produces the protein MGNQIDRITHLNYSELPTGDPSGIEKDELRVGVAYFFSDEEDELDERGQPERLWREPSPQQQQQRGGTAALGDLEYSAFCRQECIFSKLAGNQDLSVYSVSTLLPRCRAGDLLELPAGEQPAHWAVYVGGSQVIHLQRQEIRQERLSEVSGGRPARIVSTWYRYRALPAELVLQNARGHVGLSGRDICWTNSESFAAWCRFGKREFKAGGEAAGGGGERRYFLKLHLSDSRVHTLNFPSLEDLIREKRRRDASGTVGVLKELAILNQE, from the coding sequence ATGGGAAATCAAATCGATCGGATCACCCATCTGAATTACAGCGAGCTGCCCACGGGCGACCCCTCCGGGATCGAGAAGGACGAGCTGCGGGTGGGGGTCGCCTACTTTTTCTCGGACGAGGAGGATGAGCTGGACGAGCGCGGGCAGCCCGAGCGGCTGTGGCGGGAGCCGAgcccccagcagcagcagcagcgggGCGGCACGGCGGCGCTGGGCGACCTGGAGTACTCGGCCTTCTGCCGCCAAGAGTGCATCTTCTCCAAGCTGGCCGGCAACCAGGACCTGAGCGTCTACTCGGTCAGCACCTTGCTGCCCCGCTGCCGGGCCGGCGACCTGCTGGAGCTGCCGGCCGGCGAGCAGCCGGCTCACTGGGCGGTGTACGTGGGCGGCAGCCAGGTCATCCACCTGCAGCGGCAGGAGATCCGCCAGGAGCGGCTGTCCGAGGTGAGCGGCGGCCGGCCGGCGCGCATCGTCAGCACCTGGTACCGCTACCGGGCGCTGCCGGCCGAGCTGGTGCTGCAGAACGCCCGCGGCCACGTCGGCCTGTCGGGCCGCGACATCTGCTGGACCAACTCGGAGAGCTTTGCCGCCTGGTGCCGCTTCGGCAAGCGGGAGTTCAAGGCGGGCGGCGAGGCGGCCGGCGGCGGCGGAGAGCGGCGCTACTTCCTCAAGCTGCACCTGTCCGACAGCCGGGTGCACACGCTGAACTTCCCCAGCCTGGAGGACCTGATCAGGGAAAAGCGCCGCCGAGACGCCAGCGGCACAGTGGGAGTGCTAAAGGAGCTGGCCATATTAAACCAGGAGTGA